The Gemmatimonas phototrophica region AGGGCCATCACCCACAAACAGGCAGCGAATTTTCCCCGGGTGCGCGTCGGCGACCTGATGCAGGGCGGAGATGGCCACGTCGATCCCCTTTTCGGCGGCGAGCCGGCCGACATAACTCACCACCAAAGTGCCGGCATCGGCTCCCAGCCGCTCGCGAAAGGCCTCACTGCGATACGACGGCGAAAAACGCTCGCTGTCTACGCCACGGGACCACACAGAACACCCGGTAAAGCCTTGTGCCGTCACTTCGTTCACAATGGACTGTGTCGGGCAATACGTACGCTGTCCGCCGTTGTGGAACCAGCGCAGGTAGGCCCACCCTGGCGTTGCCAGCAGCCCAAGGCCGTAGTGTCCGGCGTACGCCGTAAAGCTGGTGTGGTAGGAGGAGACGAAGGGCACCCCCAACTGCAGCGCCGCCCGCCGCCCGGCCAGCCCAACTCCAAACTCCGTGGCCGCATGTACCAGCGTCGGGTTGAAATCACGCAGCGCCGCGATCACCGCCGTCGAGGACGGCCAGGCGAGTTGCAACTCGGGATACGCCCAGAACGCCCGGCTCGGGAAGCGCACGGTGTCCGGGTGCGGCTGCGCGTGGGCATCGGTAGTGGTAAACACTCGTACCTGCCCACCACGGGCGCGTACCGCCTCGCACAACCGCGCAAGCGTGCGCGCCACGCCGTTGACCTGCGGATGAAAGGTATCGGTGAACAGGGCGAGTCGCAGCCCCGTCAGATCACTCACGGATGTCGACACGGCGCGTCAGGACTCCCGACCGTCAACAACACGTTGATAGACCGCGAAGAGTTGATTCAACACCGTGGGCCAGCCGTGTTCGGCCGTCGCGAAGCCCTCGGCGCGCTCGCCCAGTTGGGTGAGATCCGCATCAAAGATGCGCACCCCCTGTGCTGCCACGGCACTCGCATTCCCCGCTTCGTACGTGAGACCACCACCACTGCGCAGGACGTGCTCCGCCACGGCGCCACGGTGTGCACTGAGCACCGGCGTGCCACAGGCCATGGCCTCGACGGCCGAGAGCCCGAAGGTTTCCGCCGGCCCGGGCGCGACATACACATCAAGAGCGGCCAGCAGGTCGGCGAGGGCGTCGCGTTCCTGCAGGTACGGGACAAAGAGCACGCGCGGGCCGTAGGGATGCGCGCGGAGTCTGGCCTCTTCCGGGCCCGCGCCTACCAGGACCAGACGGGCACCAGTGGTGCGCTCGACGTGTGCCCATCCATCGAGTACCACGTGGAGTTCCTTTTCGCGCGCAAAGCGCCCCACGTAGCCCGCCAGAGGCCCTTCGGGCAAGCCGTGCGCGTGGCGGGTTGCTTCGCGGTCTTGTCGTCGTGCCGACGTGAAGGTGGTCAGATCGACCCCGAGCGGTACATGCTCCACCCGCTCGATCCCCTCCCGACGCAATTCATCTGCACCGCCGCGTGTGGCAACAATCGTGGCACTGAACAGGCGATCGAGCTGACGCAGGTACGCCCAGGTTGCCTTGGTCAGGCGCCGTTGTGTGGTGGCACTGCCACCCACGACGCGCGAGAGCACCCCGGCGACATCGG contains the following coding sequences:
- a CDS encoding glycosyltransferase — protein: MIDTSSAPPLRPQASLGVLDATEWFGETSGGIRTYLREKSRFVAARPHLRQSIVVPGDQDAISDESGVRLFRLRGPAIPRHKPYRVMLSWRSLARIVRHERPHIIEVGSPFMVPWLLSPEAKRQGIPMVSFHHTDVAGVLSRVVGGSATTQRRLTKATWAYLRQLDRLFSATIVATRGGADELRREGIERVEHVPLGVDLTTFTSARRQDREATRHAHGLPEGPLAGYVGRFAREKELHVVLDGWAHVERTTGARLVLVGAGPEEARLRAHPYGPRVLFVPYLQERDALADLLAALDVYVAPGPAETFGLSAVEAMACGTPVLSAHRGAVAEHVLRSGGGLTYEAGNASAVAAQGVRIFDADLTQLGERAEGFATAEHGWPTVLNQLFAVYQRVVDGRES
- a CDS encoding glycosyltransferase family 4 protein encodes the protein MSTSVSDLTGLRLALFTDTFHPQVNGVARTLARLCEAVRARGGQVRVFTTTDAHAQPHPDTVRFPSRAFWAYPELQLAWPSSTAVIAALRDFNPTLVHAATEFGVGLAGRRAALQLGVPFVSSYHTSFTAYAGHYGLGLLATPGWAYLRWFHNGGQRTYCPTQSIVNEVTAQGFTGCSVWSRGVDSERFSPSYRSEAFRERLGADAGTLVVSYVGRLAAEKGIDVAISALHQVADAHPGKIRCLFVGDGPYEHTARNAAPRGSTFTGKLEGPALSEAYASSDVLIFPSTTDTFGNVMLEAMASGVPVLAANVGPSREVVPPDTGWLATPGEADAFAQVLHETVQDRPDVVRRGLRAREVALARSWGAIWDALFSDYLAVHAPR